From Rhodococcus sp. B7740, one genomic window encodes:
- a CDS encoding response regulator transcription factor — protein MRIAVVEDDDGLGDALVDALTEVGHTPVRMRRGADALLGYHEMDVVLLDLGLPDMDGLEVLRKLRTLSSVPVVVLTARDDERSVVRALRGGADDYVVKPARLGELHARLEVAAHRRSAATEPTADRLTLGDIVVDLSGRAVEVSGRAVALTTKEFDLLAHLVTRRGEAVSREQLMDAIWGDAYVAISRTLDVHMTALRSKLSRPGAIVTIRGFGYRWDT, from the coding sequence ATGCGAATAGCTGTGGTGGAGGACGACGACGGACTCGGTGATGCGTTGGTGGACGCGTTGACCGAGGTGGGGCACACGCCTGTCCGCATGCGCCGCGGTGCCGACGCCCTGCTCGGCTATCACGAGATGGATGTCGTGCTGCTGGATCTCGGACTGCCCGACATGGATGGCCTGGAAGTTCTCCGGAAGCTCAGGACGCTGAGTTCGGTTCCGGTGGTGGTGCTGACGGCGCGAGACGACGAGCGCTCGGTGGTGCGGGCCCTGCGCGGCGGTGCCGACGACTACGTCGTCAAGCCGGCTCGATTGGGTGAATTGCACGCGAGACTCGAGGTGGCCGCGCATCGTCGAAGCGCGGCCACCGAACCCACGGCCGACAGGCTGACGCTCGGTGACATCGTCGTCGATCTCTCCGGCCGTGCCGTCGAAGTCAGCGGACGCGCTGTTGCGCTGACCACCAAGGAGTTCGACCTGTTGGCTCATCTCGTGACGCGACGCGGTGAAGCAGTGAGCCGGGAACAGTTGATGGACGCCATCTGGGGTGACGCCTACGTCGCGATCTCACGAACGCTCGACGTACACATGACGGCGTTGCGTTCCAAGCTTTCTCGCCCGGGTGCCATCGTCACGATCCGCGGCTTCGGCTACCGCTGGGATACCTGA
- a CDS encoding TAXI family TRAP transporter solute-binding subunit: MAEHAASLSRRTALQAGLLALSAAFAGACASDPPMQLRLAAGEVGGFFWEFAGLLSESVAKTAVAQIVPLTSAGSVDNLEALGSRQAELALTLMDAAYSHPSGELAAVGCVYENYFQVAVRADSTIESVDDLRGRNVSIGAPGSGATEVSQRVLRAAGVSEDGAVEQVQLSMSSAADALTANEVDAVMWAGGLPTPAFAQPRAAIRLLDLGTVVADLRREFGTAYEAVLVPANVYGEHPEVTSVGIPNLLLAHPDVPDRVVAALVGVLLDQSSGLVPSQAIGSQFLDARSLVMTGSIPLHPGAEQEYRRRHG; encoded by the coding sequence ATGGCCGAGCATGCAGCGTCGCTCTCGCGTAGAACGGCGCTGCAGGCCGGTCTGTTGGCACTGAGCGCTGCTTTCGCGGGTGCCTGCGCCTCGGATCCGCCGATGCAGCTGCGCCTCGCTGCAGGCGAGGTCGGTGGCTTCTTCTGGGAGTTCGCCGGACTGCTGTCCGAATCTGTCGCGAAAACCGCTGTAGCGCAGATTGTTCCGCTCACCTCGGCCGGCTCCGTCGACAACCTCGAGGCACTGGGTTCTCGGCAGGCCGAGCTGGCACTGACGCTCATGGACGCTGCTTACAGTCATCCGAGCGGAGAGCTGGCGGCAGTCGGGTGCGTCTACGAGAACTACTTCCAAGTGGCCGTGCGAGCAGACTCGACCATCGAGTCCGTGGACGATCTGCGAGGACGAAACGTGAGCATCGGTGCCCCGGGATCCGGTGCCACCGAAGTATCTCAGCGAGTCCTCCGCGCAGCGGGTGTTTCGGAAGACGGTGCTGTCGAACAGGTTCAGCTCTCGATGAGCTCAGCGGCAGATGCCCTGACGGCCAACGAAGTCGACGCCGTGATGTGGGCGGGCGGGTTGCCGACACCGGCATTTGCCCAGCCTCGAGCCGCGATTCGTCTACTCGATCTGGGTACCGTCGTCGCTGATCTCAGACGCGAATTCGGTACCGCGTACGAGGCTGTGCTGGTACCGGCAAACGTGTACGGCGAACATCCGGAGGTGACCTCCGTGGGCATTCCGAATCTTCTCCTGGCACATCCGGACGTGCCGGACCGCGTTGTCGCTGCGCTGGTGGGTGTGCTTCTCGATCAGTCGTCCGGGCTGGTTCCCAGCCAGGCGATCGGCAGCCAATTTCTCGATGCGCGGTCGCTGGTCATGACCGGCAGCATCCCCCTCCACCCCGGAGCCGAACAGGAATATCGCAGACGACATGGATGA
- the araA gene encoding L-arabinose isomerase, translating to MSEVWFLTGSQSLYGPETLEQVAAQSREIADKLDAALPVSVVWKPVLLDASSILGTMREANAAGECVGVVTWMHTFSPAKMWIAGLDALDVPLLHLHTQAGMSLPWSTIDMEFMNLNQAAHGDREFGHVESRVGVLRTIVAGHVDNPAVVERAEQWVRAALGRAELRSLRLARFGDNMRDVAVTEGDKVEAQLRFGVSVNTYGVNDLVEVVDGVSDSAISDLIDEYRSSYDIAPSLDKGGDRHESLRYGARVEAGLRQFLTEGGFKAFTTNFEDLGGLRQLPGLAVQRLMADGYGFGGEGDWKTSMLLRGMKVMAEGLDGGTSFMEDYTYNLVPGAEKILGAHMLEVCPSITASRPTLEIHPLSIGGREDPVRLRFTADPGPGVVVGLSDVGERFRLTANVIDVVEPDEALPKLPVACAVWEPQPSLAVSAESWLTAGAPHHTVLSTAIGLPVLEAFSDMIGVELLTIDAGTTTRGFQQTLRWNAAYHRLAARL from the coding sequence ATGTCCGAAGTATGGTTTCTCACCGGTAGTCAAAGCCTCTACGGGCCCGAGACCCTCGAACAAGTAGCAGCCCAGTCTCGCGAGATCGCGGACAAACTCGATGCGGCACTTCCTGTCTCGGTGGTCTGGAAGCCGGTTCTGCTCGACGCGTCGTCCATCCTCGGCACCATGCGCGAGGCCAATGCCGCCGGCGAATGCGTGGGCGTGGTGACGTGGATGCACACCTTCTCCCCCGCCAAGATGTGGATCGCCGGCCTCGATGCGTTGGACGTTCCGCTGCTGCACCTGCATACGCAGGCGGGAATGTCGTTGCCCTGGTCCACGATCGACATGGAGTTCATGAACCTCAATCAGGCCGCCCACGGTGATCGCGAGTTCGGGCACGTCGAGTCCCGGGTGGGGGTTCTGCGCACGATCGTGGCGGGCCACGTCGACAATCCCGCGGTTGTGGAGCGTGCGGAGCAGTGGGTGCGAGCGGCCCTCGGCCGAGCGGAGCTGAGGTCACTGCGCCTGGCACGTTTCGGCGACAACATGCGCGACGTCGCAGTGACGGAAGGCGACAAGGTCGAAGCGCAGTTGCGATTCGGAGTCTCCGTCAACACCTACGGCGTCAACGATCTGGTCGAGGTGGTGGACGGAGTGAGCGACTCGGCGATCTCGGACCTGATCGACGAATACCGCTCGTCCTACGACATCGCACCGAGCCTCGACAAGGGCGGTGACCGTCACGAATCCCTCCGCTACGGTGCCCGTGTCGAAGCCGGGCTGCGGCAGTTCCTCACCGAGGGGGGATTCAAGGCCTTCACCACCAACTTCGAGGATCTCGGCGGACTTCGTCAGTTGCCCGGGCTCGCAGTGCAGCGCCTCATGGCCGACGGATACGGCTTCGGCGGCGAGGGTGACTGGAAGACCTCGATGTTGTTGCGCGGCATGAAGGTGATGGCCGAGGGACTCGACGGTGGAACGTCGTTCATGGAGGACTACACCTACAACCTCGTTCCCGGTGCGGAGAAGATCCTCGGCGCACACATGCTCGAGGTGTGCCCGTCGATCACCGCCTCGCGGCCCACCCTGGAGATCCATCCACTGTCCATCGGTGGCCGCGAAGACCCGGTGCGACTGCGATTCACCGCCGATCCAGGACCCGGCGTAGTCGTCGGACTCTCGGATGTCGGTGAACGATTCAGATTGACAGCCAACGTGATCGACGTCGTCGAGCCCGACGAGGCGCTGCCGAAACTACCCGTGGCGTGCGCTGTGTGGGAACCGCAGCCCTCACTCGCGGTGTCGGCGGAATCCTGGCTGACGGCCGGTGCGCCCCACCACACGGTTCTGAGCACCGCCATCGGTCTGCCTGTGCTGGAGGCATTCTCGGACATGATCGGCGTCGAACTGCTCACCATCGATGCGGGCACCACCACGCGTGGATTCCAACAGACACTGCGATGGAACGCGGCCTACCACCGACTCGCAGCGAGGTTGTGA
- a CDS encoding sensor histidine kinase yields MIYSTVVVLALSVPLALLVGRERAQRFGENRAAAASFFAELSSREDESGEARIRESVQRYNSLYDEGVVVVDRTGGVRAESGLDVQRVDVQQSVAGALRNQRGDLPSSLTPWSDSSVLIAAPVGGGTQVDGAVVLEASTDSARRDVAIAWVVIAVGAMLILATVAVIAVALSRWVVRPLSALSSRVHSFGDKFHDQVSVEGSHRLEPVPYVGPPEVRELSSAFEAMADDVEAATAAQRRLVADTAHSLRNPLAALRIRMDVLGMRVPDSATDAHRRTTLEVDRLSSVVEGLLVLAAAETPASTRSPGCDLGAVVADRVEFWSSTIVVAGMTVHVSEPDADADCRVAMSEDDLTRILDALLSNATKYAGSGSGIEIDYRSSDADVTMWLSDNGPGVPTDELGKVVDRFYRASGSHGDGTGLGLSIVHALTERAGGSLRVMERRPVGLRIELRLPKVIS; encoded by the coding sequence ATGATCTACTCCACTGTGGTCGTGCTTGCTCTGTCGGTTCCCCTCGCGCTGTTGGTCGGTCGCGAACGAGCCCAACGATTCGGCGAGAATCGGGCCGCCGCAGCATCGTTCTTTGCGGAACTCAGCTCGCGAGAAGACGAATCCGGTGAAGCCCGTATTCGAGAATCGGTGCAGCGCTACAACAGTCTGTACGACGAGGGAGTTGTCGTCGTCGATCGCACCGGAGGGGTGCGGGCGGAATCAGGCCTGGACGTGCAGCGTGTCGACGTCCAGCAGTCGGTGGCAGGAGCGCTGCGCAATCAGCGCGGCGACCTACCGTCGAGTCTGACGCCGTGGTCGGATTCCTCGGTGTTGATTGCCGCCCCGGTCGGTGGGGGAACGCAAGTGGACGGCGCAGTGGTGCTAGAGGCGTCCACCGATTCTGCGCGCAGGGACGTCGCGATTGCCTGGGTGGTCATCGCTGTCGGTGCCATGCTGATCCTCGCGACGGTCGCGGTGATCGCTGTTGCGTTGTCGCGCTGGGTCGTTCGTCCGCTGAGCGCATTGTCCTCGCGAGTCCATTCGTTCGGCGACAAGTTCCACGATCAGGTGTCGGTCGAGGGGTCGCACCGACTCGAGCCGGTACCCTACGTCGGGCCACCGGAGGTGCGTGAGCTGTCCAGTGCCTTCGAGGCCATGGCCGACGACGTCGAGGCCGCCACCGCTGCGCAACGTCGATTGGTGGCCGACACCGCCCATTCTCTCCGGAACCCACTGGCAGCATTGCGAATTCGGATGGACGTGCTGGGAATGCGGGTGCCGGATTCGGCGACCGATGCGCACCGGCGGACCACACTCGAGGTGGATCGTTTGAGCTCCGTGGTGGAAGGTCTGCTCGTTCTCGCAGCTGCCGAAACCCCGGCGAGCACCCGGTCTCCCGGCTGCGATCTCGGTGCGGTTGTCGCAGATCGAGTCGAATTCTGGTCCAGCACGATAGTCGTGGCGGGAATGACCGTTCACGTCTCGGAGCCGGATGCCGATGCGGATTGTCGCGTTGCAATGTCGGAGGACGACCTGACTCGAATTCTCGACGCTCTGCTGAGCAATGCAACCAAGTACGCCGGCTCCGGCTCCGGCATCGAGATCGACTATCGAAGCAGTGACGCGGACGTCACGATGTGGTTGTCCGACAACGGACCGGGCGTGCCCACCGACGAACTCGGCAAGGTCGTCGATCGGTTCTATCGAGCGTCCGGTTCGCACGGCGACGGTACCGGTCTGGGTCTGTCGATCGTCCACGCCCTGACCGAGCGAGCCGGCGGATCCCTTCGGGTCATGGAGCGTCGGCCAGTGGGACTGCGGATCGAACTGCGCCTTCCGAAAGTCATTTCCTAA
- a CDS encoding MFS transporter produces the protein MANEATSITGSTLPSPPVSSRAATRRAVFNTLRGSSGNLVEWYDVYVYTVFATYFENQFFDSADKNSTIYVYGIFAVTFLMRPVGSWFFGRYADRNGRRAALTFSVSMMAACSLVIALTPGRESIGVWAAVILILCRLVQGFATGGEYGASATYMSEAATRERRGFFSSFQYVTLVGGHVLAQVTLLLMQVFLEREQIENFGWRIAFFIGGVAAVVVFWLRRSMDESLTEDRLDAVRSGADKASGSLKELVANHWRALLICFMVTAGGTIAFYTYSVNAPSMVKTAYEDRGMTGTWINLAGLVFLMLLQPIGGMISDKVGRKPLLVFFGIGGVLYTYVLITYLPTATSVVQSLALVCVGYVILTGYTSINAIVKAELFPSHVRALGVGLGYALANSAFGGTAPLIYQAAKNGEHVGWFILYVTVVIAISLLVYIFVLRNKSETVLDREQGRAFQ, from the coding sequence ATGGCCAACGAGGCCACCTCGATCACCGGTTCGACGCTCCCGAGTCCACCCGTCTCCTCTCGCGCTGCCACCCGCCGTGCCGTCTTCAACACGTTGCGGGGGTCGTCCGGAAATCTGGTCGAGTGGTACGACGTGTACGTCTACACCGTCTTCGCGACGTATTTCGAGAATCAGTTCTTCGACTCCGCCGACAAGAACTCCACCATCTACGTGTACGGGATCTTTGCGGTCACGTTCTTGATGCGACCGGTCGGGTCGTGGTTCTTCGGCCGCTACGCGGACCGCAACGGGCGCAGGGCTGCACTGACGTTCAGCGTCTCGATGATGGCGGCGTGCTCGCTGGTCATCGCGCTCACTCCCGGACGGGAGAGCATCGGCGTATGGGCCGCCGTGATCCTGATCCTGTGCCGGCTGGTTCAGGGCTTCGCCACCGGTGGTGAGTACGGTGCGTCGGCGACGTACATGTCCGAGGCCGCCACGCGCGAGCGTCGGGGATTCTTCTCGTCGTTCCAATACGTCACCCTCGTCGGTGGGCATGTGCTCGCACAGGTGACTCTGCTGCTGATGCAGGTGTTCCTCGAGCGCGAACAGATCGAGAACTTCGGTTGGCGCATAGCCTTCTTCATCGGCGGAGTCGCGGCAGTGGTGGTCTTCTGGCTGCGCCGCAGCATGGACGAATCCTTGACCGAGGATCGACTCGACGCCGTTCGCAGCGGTGCGGACAAAGCCTCCGGTTCCTTGAAGGAGTTGGTCGCCAACCACTGGCGGGCGTTGCTGATCTGCTTCATGGTGACGGCCGGTGGCACCATTGCGTTCTACACCTACAGCGTCAACGCACCCTCGATGGTCAAGACCGCGTACGAGGACCGGGGGATGACCGGTACCTGGATCAACCTCGCCGGCCTGGTCTTCCTCATGCTGCTGCAGCCCATCGGCGGAATGATCAGCGACAAGGTGGGCCGCAAGCCGCTGCTCGTCTTCTTCGGTATCGGAGGCGTGCTGTACACCTACGTACTCATCACGTACCTGCCGACGGCGACGTCGGTGGTGCAGTCGCTCGCCCTGGTGTGCGTCGGCTACGTCATCCTCACCGGCTACACCTCGATCAATGCGATCGTCAAAGCAGAGCTGTTCCCCTCTCACGTCCGCGCACTCGGCGTCGGCTTGGGATACGCACTCGCCAACTCGGCCTTCGGTGGCACAGCACCACTGATCTACCAAGCCGCGAAGAACGGCGAGCACGTGGGTTGGTTCATCCTCTACGTGACGGTCGTGATCGCCATCTCGCTGCTTGTGTACATCTTCGTACTGCGCAACAAGTCCGAGACCGTACTCGACCGAGAGCAGGGTCGAGCGTTCCAGTGA